One window from the genome of Gadus macrocephalus chromosome 7, ASM3116895v1 encodes:
- the nrip1b gene encoding nuclear receptor-interacting protein 1 produces MTHGEEPGPETHKDSAVLTYLEGLLMHPVVTGSGATASRRSEAAHHNQEQADKVGGSFQLPNHGPATPKAGTNGPSLGVSQNLKKARLLRSEVWNEPVNQRVSPPLAELNGQGGGLQNGNREGSPHAGESTLLASLLQSFSSRLQSVALSQHANKPASECSPPPKAPATEKEPLPVYGTASSRLKGLMRKNKLQNHSNTPYSRRGHNQDRPPESPRSAHSATPPSAPVSTETVSCTERLKAVANMVKIRSSPAPSPKPSVACSQLALLLSSEAHLQQYSREHALKAQLSGRSASERLAAMATQQLGQGKRPPSAGEAPPVAQDGLSPLTTQNGKTSTNTATPTLPRMAHSCPQSPSLLHSRSQSQTSPPPVAQGVSHAPSQQPREKRGFDSRPMRPPQTCSSLLLLLLNNHNNQKQLTKNGHLEESCGLLPPSGSSSVTSDSECSTQERSVAKDSSDAESTYSSSSPIDLSLRGRANAHASGYKVNTTTATTSSSSSSSSSLSSSSTVFSSAPAAFSPPPSAHCSSVTFSSPSAVVPSASSSFASPSSSYNTSSLDKLTETLINKWKPEPSWSQGPKSHEPESKPDIKSHSKVTLMQLLLERRNNDNKGNRCAANEDLPLDVTMATMSRGPADELLAWDESRTKSPLEKLGASAQSRCSLSRDPGGSLSLHSSPSPHIQSSPLDLCKSKSFPAEKASEPAFSASKLLQNLAQCGTASPSPPMPLSKVQGQDVEVGKPLVLLERLSAPIHRNTTTPLSERPSGSGTPFSRSEASPPSSQIENLLERRTVLQLLLGTGSAAATVHRKDRPVAGGAPRTVEWPGMSFEKSLGTSVICDSSNGPAVDVKVKTEAEEEVARSPATSVDSVVRKRRGGPDKNSPTPDPPHDFKTEPRPAEVIAKYGLLSQLLKQQNATYYSSAAMQTETQPRPVKEEQRDYHGPSPKKRRPFPDVTDSVHSIRSPRAVDSGDGGNTRPSPFQEDPPQQRRPKEEEALSGSPPSEYLARESRGFNVLKQLLLSDNCLKELSQQSRGAPSPSVLQTNGKANGSILSQPTHNNHNFLQSPWQPHSSLSSGLPGNLRPLPTPPACEIPLRSPWGRNVSHLSPWQVPPKRDAPTLVKQEPESPSRWAGQEEEAEGCDSNPDSPRLTRSNPILYYMLQKGSAQLRKEARDQTEGNPPMVRVKEEPISDVHAYEHKLSSAPHSPSHNEKHSHKSQRLSQSSE; encoded by the coding sequence GAACCTGAAGAAGGCCCGTCTGCTGCGCTCCGAGGTCTGGAACGAGCCAGTGAACCAACGCGTGAGCCCCCCTTTGGCGGAACTAAATGGCCAAGGGGGAGGTTTACAGAACGGAAACCGGGAGGGCTCTCCACATGCCGGGGAGAGCACCCTGCTGGCCTCCCTGCTCCAGTCCTTCAGCTCCCGGTTGCAGAGCGTGGCCTTGTCCCAGCATGCCAATAAGCCAGCCAGTGAGTGTTCCCCACCACCCAAGGCCCCCGCCACAGAGAAAGAGCCGCTTCCTGTTTATGGCACGGCATCAAGCCGCTTGAAGGGACTGATGAGGAAAAATAAACTGCAGAATCATAGCAACACGCCTTACAGCCGCCGCGGACACAACCAGGACAGACCTCCAGAGTCACCGCGCTCGGCACACAGCGCCACGCCTCCATCTGCTCCCGTGTCGACCGAGACCGTGTCCTGCACCGAGCGCCTCAAGGCCGTTGCCAACATGGTGAAGATTCGCTCCAGCCCGGCTCCCTCACCCAAACCCAGCGTGGCCTGCAGTCAGCTGGCACTGTTGCTCTCCAGCGAGGCCCACCTGCAGCAATACTCCCGTGAGCATGCGCTGAAAGCCCAGCTCTCGGGCCGCTCTGCCAGCGAACGGCtcgctgccatggcaacacagcAGCTAGGTCAGGGCAAAAGGCCACCCAGCGCAGGAGAGGCTCCTCCTGTAGCCCAAGATGGATTAAGCCCCCTCACCACCCAGAACGGGAAGACGTCAACAAACACGGCTACTCCAACACTCCCACGTATGGCCCATTCCTGCCCTCAGAGCCCTTCCCTGCTCCACAGTCGcagccagagccagacctcccctcccccagtcGCCCAGGGTGTCAGCCACGCCCCGAGCCAGCAACCCAGGGAAAAGCGGGGCTTTGACTCCCGTCCCATGCGCCCCCCACAGACCTGCAGCagtttgctgctgctgcttctcaacaaccacaacaaccagAAGCAGCTGACCAAGAACGGCCACCTGGAGGAGAGCTGTGGCCTCCTGCCGCCCAGTGGCTCTTCCTCGGTCACCTCCGACAGCGAGTGCTCCACTCAAGAGAGGAGCGTGGCCAAGGACAGCAGTGACGCTGAGAGCACCTACTCAAGCAGCTCGCCCATCGACCTCTCATTGAGAGGCCGGGCCAATGCCCACGCCTCCGGATACAAggtcaacaccaccaccgccaccacctcttcctcctcctcctcctcctcctcgttgtcctcctcctccacagtcTTCTCATCTGCCCCTGCTGCgttctcaccccctccctctgctcACTGTTCCTCTGTAACCTTCTCATCCCCCAGTGCTGTTGTCccctctgcctcttcctcctttgcctctccatcctcctcctacAACACATCTTCCTTAGACAAGCTGACCGAAACGCTGATAAACAAGTGGAAACCAGAGCCATCCTGGTCGCAGGGCCCCAAGAGCCATGAGCCTGAATCGAAGCCAGACATTAAATCACATTCTAAGGTCACTCTCATGCAGCTCCTCCTTGAACGCAGGAATAATGACAACAAGGGGAATAGATGTGCAGCTAATGAGGATTTGCCACTTGACGTGACCATGGCCACCATGTCTCGGGGCCCAGCCGATGAACTTTTGGCCTGGGATGAATCCAGGACAAAGAGCCCCTTGGAAAAGCTAGGAGCTTCGGCCCAGTCCCGCTGTTCCCTCAGCCGAGACCCCGGCGGCTCACTGTCGCTtcattcctccccctccccccacattCAATCCAGCCCACTGGATTTGTGCAAATCTAAATCCTTCCCTGCTGAGAAGGCTTCGGAGCCAGCCTTCAGTGCCAGTAAATTGTTGCAGAATTTGGCCCAGTGTGGTACGGCGTCACCATCTCCGCCAATGCCCCTAAGCAAAGTTCAGGGCCAGGATGTGGAAGTTGGAAAGCCCCTAGTACTGTTGGAGAGACTCAGTGCCCCCATCCACAGGAACACCACCACTCCTTTGTCCGAAAGGCCCTCAGGCAGTGGCACGCCGTTCAGCCGCAGTGAGGcctctcccccgtcctcccAGATTGAGAACCTTCTAGAGAGGCGCACAGTGCTGCAGCTGTTGCTAGGAACAGGCTCGGCCGCAGCCACGGTTCACCGCAAAGACAGACCTGTGGCTGGAGGTGCGCCGAGGACAGTGGAGTGGCCCGGGATGAGCTTTGAGAAAAGCCTCGGCACCTCGGTCATCTGTGACAGCTCTAACGGCCCCGCTGTAGACGTCAAGGTCAAAACAGAGGCCGAAGAGGAAGTGGCTCGATCTCCGGCCACCTCCGTGGATTCAGTGGTCAGAAAGAGAAGGGGGGGCCCTGACAAAAACAGCCCTACCCCAGACCCCCCACATGACTTTAAAACAGAGCCACGGCCTGCAGAGGTCATTGCCAAATACGGCCTTCTCAGTCAGCTCCTGAAACAACAGAATGCTACATACTACAGCAGTGCTGCTatgcagacagagacacagcccAGACCGGTGAAGGAGGAACAGAGGGATTACCACGGGCCCAGCCCAAAGAAAAGACGCCCGTTCCCTGATGTGACCGACAGCGTCCACAGTATCAGGTCCCCAAGGGCAGTGGATAGCGGGGATGGAGGCAACACTCGCCCATCTCCTTTCCAGGAGGATCCTCCTCAACAAAGGAGGCCCAAGGAGGAGGAAGCTCTAAGCGGCAGTCCCCCAAGTGAATACCTTGCCAGAGAAAGCCGTGGATTCAACGTGCTTAAACAGCTTCTGCTGTCTGATAACTGCCTGAAGGAACTGTCCCAGCAGTCCAGGGGTGCACCCAGCCCCTCAGTGCTGCAGACCAATGGCAAGGCCAACGGAAGCATCCTCAGTCAGCCCacccacaacaaccacaacttcCTCCAATCACCATGGCAGCCCCACAGCTCACTCAGTTCGGGGCTCCCAGGTAACCTCAGACCCCTGCCAACGCCTCCAGCCTGCGAAATCCCTCTGCGCTCCCCCTGGGGACGCAATGTGAGCCACCTTAGCCCTTGGCAAGTACCCCCGAAAAGGGATGCACCAACTCTGGTCAAACAAGAACCAGAGAGCCCGTCACGGTGGGCAgggcaggaggaagaggcggagggCTGTGACTCAAACCCCGACTCTCCCCGGCTGACCCGCTCCAACCCTATCCTCTATTACATGTTGCAGAAGGGTAGTGCTCAGCTGAGGAAGGAGGCTAGGGATCAGACAGAAGGGAACCCGCCCATGGTCCGCGTTAAGGAGGAGCCAATCAGTGACGTGCATGCTTATGAACACAAACTGAGCTCCGCCCCACACTCGCCATCCCACAATGAAAAGCACAGCCACAAGAGCCAGCGGCTGAGCCAATCATCTGAATAG